A region of the Marmota flaviventris isolate mMarFla1 chromosome 3, mMarFla1.hap1, whole genome shotgun sequence genome:
CTTAAGCCTTTCTGTGTGGGCAGGCTTTGGGGGATGGCAGTAACTGTGGCCACACCAGAGgtttctttccttggtgtgtgCCTTGCTTTCTGTCCCTTGGTCCCCATGGTGGTTCTCTGGCTAGGGGCACTGGAGGTGTTGTGTTCTAACTGTGCCCCATGTTGCTGCCTGTTGCTTGGGGTACCTCCTCTATTGGAGGAGATACACAAGGCCTCAAAAGCTATAATGAGTTCTGGGAGCATGTCATGGCTCCCAGATTCTCTCGATGTCATTGGGACCAAAGGGTAACTAGAGGTATCCTTACTGGCTGTACTGCTTGTCCCGCAAGGTGAGCTTAGGTGTTTCTGGGTGGGCAGGCTTTGAGGGATGGCAGTCAGGGTAGGAACATGAGTGTTTCCTTGCCCCTTTGTTCCCTTTTCTGTGTGTTTCCCCAGTGCCACGGTGGTACTCTGGCTAGGGGCACTGGAGGTGTTCTGTGCCCCATGTTGCTGCCTGTTGCTTGGGGTACCTCCTCTTTGGGAGGAGATACACAAGGCCCCCAAAGCTGTAATGAGTTCAGGGAGCAAGTCTTGGCTCCCTGATCCTCTTGATGTCATTGGGACCAAAGAGAAACTAGAGATACCCTTTGTAGTGCTTGTCTCCTGAGGTGAGTTTTGGTGTTTCTGGGTGAGCAGGCTTTGAGGGATGGCACTCAGGGTAGAAATTCTACTGTTTTCTTGCCCCTTTTTAccctcttttgtgtttttttggggTGCCATGGTGGTATTCTGGCTAGGGGCACTGGAGGTTTTCCATTCCAACCTTGCCCCATGTTGCTGCCTGTTGCTTGGGGATTCTCCTCTTTGGGAGGAGCTACACCAGGCCCCAAAGGCTGACATCATTTCAGGGAGCAAGTCTGGGCTCTCGGATCTCCTTGATGTCACAGGGGCCATAGGGAGAATAGAGATAACCTTTTCTGTGGTAGTACTTGTCCCCTGAAGTGAGCTTAGGTGTTTCTGGGTGGTCAGGCTTTGAGGAATGCCACTCGGGGTAGGAACTCCACTCTTTCCTTGCCCTTTTTTACCCTTTATTGTGTGTTTTCTGGGTGCCATGGTGGTGCTCTGGCTAGGGGCACTGGAGAGGTTCTGTTCCAAACTTGCCCCATGTTGCTGCCTGGTGCTTGGGGTTTCTCCTTTTGGGGAGGAGCTACACCAGGCCCCAAAGGCTGACATGAGTTCAGGAAGCAAGTCTGGGCTCTCTGATCTCCTTGATGTCCCAGGGACTGAAGGGCAACTAGAGATACCCTTTTCAGTGGGAGTGCTTGTCCCCTGAGGTAAGCTTTGATGTTTCTGGGTGGGCAGGCTTTGAGGAATGGCACTCGGGGTAGGAACTCCACTCTTTCCTTGcccttttttacccttttttgtgtgttttctgggTGCCATGGTGGTGCTCTGGCTAGGGGCACTGGAGGTGTTCTGTTCCAACATCGCTCCTTGTTGCTGCCTGTTGCTTGGGGTTTCTCCTCTTTGGGAGGAGCTACACCAGGCCCCCAAAGGCTGACATGAGTTCAGGAAGCAAGTCTGGGCTCTCTGATCTCCTTGATGTCCCAGGGACTGAAGGGCAACTAGAGATACCCTTTTCAGTGGGAGTGCTTGTCCCCTGAGGTAAGCTTTGATGTTTCTGGGTGGGCAAGCTTTGAGGAATGGCACTTGGGGTAGGAACTCCACTCTTTCCTTGCCCTTTTTTTACcctcttttgtgtgttttctggGTGCCATGGTGGTGCTCTGGCTAGGGGCAGTGTAGGTGTCATTTCCCAAACTTGCCCCACGGTGCTCTCtagttttgggggtttctctACTTTCTGAGCTTGATATTTCCTTGCGTGATGTCTGACCCAAGGACAAGTCTCTCCTCCCAGCTGCCTTTGAGGTCACTGAATGTGTCTGGGTGCTGCCACGAGGACCCACAGTGCAGTTTCTATGTTTGTCAGACCCAAGGGTTGAGTAGTTTAGGCTGCCCAAGGTTGTTGGGCCCACAGTCAAGGGTGGCATCGGAGCTGCCACTGGACCTGGAGCTCCCACGTGTCCAAGCTGATGATAGCTGACAAAGCTAAGGGCTCCAGGCTTCATCCCACCAGGAACCCCAGAATTTGGTGGGACAGTGGCTCCAGGGGTGAGAGGCTGCTTACCCTGTGGAATGTGTCCTTGCACCCTTCGAGCTGGAGAGCTGGAGCTTGCTACAGGTGAAGGCCTGTGAGTACAGtagggctttgggccctggtgagagcgCCGGAAGCTCCTACCCAAGGTGGagggaggccccagatgtgggggctGTGAAGGCATAGTGGTGTTGAAGGGTGTGACCCCAAAGGGGGCCACTGGCTGTGCAGCCAAGCCTGCCAATGTGCtgagagagggcctgggaggaagggccaaagcAGCAATTGGCAGGCTGGGGGAGAGCGGTCCTGTAAGATTGGTGATGGGAGGATGGCTCTGGGAAGAGACAGCAGAGCTGACCCACACTGGGGTGTGGGCCACCATGGTTGTGCTGCTGGGGGGATGGGgaaaggtctggctgaggcccactgatggcAGAGGCCTGGCCCCTCCCAGTGGAGAGGGGACCCCCCCATGGGCTTGTGGGGCCATGGCACAGCTGTTCCCAATGGCCTGGGTCTCACCCATCAGAAGACGGTTGATGCGCTGCAgagctttcttcttctccctgtcTAGGTCCTCAGCAGTCACTGGACAGGCCAGTAACAGAGGTGGTGGCAGCTTCAGAGGTTCCCCTCGGCGGCATTGCAGGAGAGGAAACTTGCGTTTCCGTGGCCTACTGGTGTCTCCCGTGGGTGAGGACTTCTTCTTGGGCAATGGGTGTCCCGCCCTGCCTTCTGCCACCTTCTCACCCTGGGCCTTCTTTGGGGGAATCCCTGGGGATGAATAACTTCCCAGGGGCAGCTCCCCATTGGATGGGTCTGGAGCCCTCCTCTTCAGGGCTCAGAGAC
Encoded here:
- the LOC139705098 gene encoding uncharacterized protein; amino-acid sequence: MLEQNTSSAPSQSTTMAPRKHTKKGKKGQGKSGVPTPSAIPQSLPTQKHQSLPQGTSTPTEKGISSCPSVPGTSRRSESPDLLPELMSAFGAWCSSSPKGETPSTRQQHGASLEQNLSSAPSQSTTMAPRKHTIKGKKGQGKSGVPTPSGIPQSLTTQKHLSSLQGTSTTTEKVISILPMAPVTSRRSESPDLLPEMMSAFGAWCSSSQRGESPSNRQQHGARLEWKTSSAPSQNTTMAPQKNTKEGKKGQENSRISTLSAIPQSLLTQKHQNSPQETSTTKGISSFSLVPMTSRGSGSQDLLPELITALGALCISSQRGGTPSNRQQHGAQNTSSAPSQSTTVALGKHTEKGTKGQGNTHVPTLTAIPQSLPTQKHLSSPCGTSSTASKDTSSYPLVPMTSRESGSHDMLPELIIAFEALCISSNRGGTPSNRQQHGAQLEHNTSSAPSQRTTMGTKGQKARHTPRKETSGVATVTAIPQSLPTQKGLSSPGGTSTTSSKSTSTLTSTHNPSLSPGSPDWLPDLISAFGAMVISPRGETRSVRKR